In one window of Erwinia tasmaniensis Et1/99 DNA:
- the umuC gene encoding translesion error-prone DNA polymerase V subunit UmuC encodes MFALVDVNSFYTSCETVFRPDLRGQAVVVVSNNDGCVISRSAEAKLLGIKMAEPFFKIKNAVYPAKVHVFSSNYALYADLSERVMQTLTDIAPAIEIYSIDEAFVNLSGVSNCVSLADFGHQMRNQVLKNTGLTVGVGIAQTKTLAKLANHAAKKWRATGGVVDLSHIDRQRKLLALVAVEDVWGVGRRISKKLNLMGITTALDLAESSPWVIRKHFNVVLERTVRELRGEPCLEMEEFAPTKQQIVCSRSFGSRLTQYSDVHQAVCAYAERAAEKLRGERQFCRFISVFVRTSPHADNEVYYGNQASTQLMTPSNDTRDIIRAATESLERIWIDGHRYMKAGVMLADFYSNGVSQLNLFDERHVWANSAALMQTIDGLNRSGKGKVWFAGQGIEKAWAMKREMLSPAYTTRYADLPVAK; translated from the coding sequence ATGTTTGCCCTGGTCGATGTGAACAGCTTTTATACCTCTTGCGAAACGGTTTTTCGCCCGGATCTGCGCGGACAGGCGGTGGTGGTGGTCTCCAACAACGATGGCTGTGTCATTTCACGTTCTGCGGAGGCAAAGTTGCTGGGTATAAAAATGGCAGAGCCCTTTTTTAAAATAAAAAACGCCGTATATCCCGCTAAAGTTCACGTATTCAGCTCTAATTACGCACTTTATGCCGACCTCAGCGAACGCGTTATGCAAACGCTGACCGATATCGCCCCCGCCATTGAGATCTATTCCATCGATGAAGCCTTCGTTAATCTGTCCGGCGTCAGCAACTGCGTTTCTCTGGCGGATTTTGGCCATCAGATGCGCAATCAGGTGCTCAAAAACACCGGACTGACGGTTGGCGTGGGCATTGCGCAAACCAAAACGCTGGCGAAGCTGGCCAATCACGCGGCAAAAAAATGGCGCGCTACCGGCGGCGTGGTCGATTTATCCCATATTGACCGGCAGCGCAAACTGCTGGCGCTGGTGGCGGTGGAAGATGTCTGGGGCGTAGGCCGGCGTATCAGTAAAAAGCTTAATCTGATGGGCATAACGACCGCACTCGATCTGGCAGAAAGCTCGCCATGGGTGATCAGGAAACATTTCAACGTGGTGCTGGAAAGGACCGTGCGTGAACTGCGTGGTGAACCTTGCCTGGAAATGGAAGAGTTCGCCCCGACCAAGCAGCAGATCGTCTGTAGCCGCTCATTTGGCAGCCGCCTGACGCAATATTCAGACGTGCATCAGGCGGTTTGCGCCTATGCCGAGCGGGCAGCGGAAAAGCTGCGCGGCGAACGACAGTTCTGCCGTTTTATCAGCGTGTTTGTGCGCACCAGCCCGCATGCAGACAATGAAGTGTATTACGGCAACCAGGCGTCGACGCAGTTGATGACACCGTCAAACGACACGCGCGACATTATCCGTGCCGCAACCGAGTCGCTGGAGCGTATCTGGATAGACGGCCATCGCTATATGAAAGCCGGCGTGATGCTGGCCGATTTCTACAGTAACGGCGTTTCGCAGCTTAACCTGTTTGATGAACGGCACGTCTGGGCCAACAGCGCCGCGCTGATGCAAACCATCGACGGCTTAAACCGCTCTGGTAAAGGGAAGGTTTGGTTTGCCGGCCAGGGGATTGAAAAGGCCTGGGCGATGAAGCGGGAGATGCTGTCCCCCGCCTACACCACGCGCTATGCCGACCTTCCCGTGGCGAAATGA
- a CDS encoding YoaK family protein, with the protein MLRMMIKRKCERTHAEDRYLALVLATSAGLLNAMALGAFGIFPSHMTGNTSQLSSEVSSVDFKGLMFLLAIITAFVIGCVTSRLTGLWGIKNKIRTIFSIILLTEGIMLMMLSAFETFFFATRNNREVIVFLGFLMGIHNATSTQLSNGRVRSTHVTGTLTDAGIALGSVLSALFQRDRSQPMAPQCQQFVTHLVTITSFLTGGIAGLLLFNQFGFSSMIAVGGFLVLIAISSIVVTVRIARY; encoded by the coding sequence ATGCTGCGTATGATGATCAAGAGAAAGTGTGAACGCACCCACGCTGAAGACCGTTACCTGGCCCTGGTGCTGGCCACCAGCGCCGGATTACTGAATGCAATGGCGCTGGGGGCCTTCGGCATCTTCCCATCACATATGACCGGCAATACATCGCAATTGTCTTCCGAAGTTTCTAGCGTCGATTTTAAAGGGCTGATGTTTCTGCTGGCGATTATTACCGCTTTTGTGATCGGCTGCGTGACCTCTCGCCTGACCGGGCTGTGGGGGATTAAAAACAAGATACGCACCATCTTCAGCATTATTCTGCTGACTGAAGGCATCATGTTAATGATGCTGTCGGCGTTTGAAACGTTCTTTTTTGCCACCAGAAACAACCGTGAGGTAATTGTTTTCCTCGGGTTTTTGATGGGAATACATAATGCAACATCGACCCAGCTTTCCAACGGCCGCGTGCGTTCAACCCACGTCACCGGTACCTTAACGGATGCAGGCATTGCCCTCGGCTCGGTGCTAAGCGCGCTGTTCCAGCGTGACCGCTCGCAGCCAATGGCCCCCCAATGCCAGCAGTTTGTCACTCATCTGGTGACGATTACCTCCTTTCTGACCGGAGGTATTGCCGGCCTGCTGTTATTCAACCAGTTTGGCTTCAGCTCAATGATCGCCGTAGGCGGGTTCCTGGTGCTGATCGCCATCAGCTCAATTGTGGTGACCGTGCGTATTGCGCGTTATTGA
- the otsB gene encoding trehalose-phosphatase — protein MPIPTDPVSPLQATTAYAFFFDVDGTLAAIQPRPDEVFIPARVLDDLQWLAHYCAGAVALISGRPIVELDALAAPLILPLAGVHGAERRDSEGRITRVTLEPLTVSVLRRELEQAIASLPGCLLETKGAAFALHYRQAPHHQQQIEQLAAAMVARFPELAQQPGKCVVELKPQGVNKGAAITQFMQRPPFAGRVPVFIGDDLTDEAGFKTVNSRGGISIKVGSGSSEAREHLADVNAVYHWLAQARKQLDNGAEASLRSQSDESLSRRI, from the coding sequence GTGCCGATACCAACAGATCCCGTTTCCCCGTTACAGGCGACGACGGCATATGCTTTTTTCTTTGATGTGGATGGCACCCTTGCGGCGATTCAGCCGCGGCCAGATGAGGTTTTTATCCCGGCCAGGGTGCTGGACGATTTGCAGTGGTTGGCGCACTACTGCGCCGGGGCCGTTGCTCTGATATCCGGTCGACCGATCGTTGAGCTGGACGCCCTTGCCGCACCGTTAATTCTGCCGCTGGCCGGCGTGCACGGTGCCGAGCGCCGTGATAGTGAAGGGAGGATAACGCGCGTCACGCTCGAACCCCTCACCGTCAGCGTGCTGCGGCGGGAGCTTGAGCAGGCTATCGCATCGCTGCCGGGCTGCCTGCTGGAAACTAAGGGAGCCGCGTTCGCTCTGCATTACCGACAGGCCCCGCACCATCAGCAGCAGATAGAGCAGCTGGCCGCCGCAATGGTGGCGCGCTTTCCCGAGCTGGCACAGCAGCCGGGGAAATGCGTGGTGGAACTGAAGCCGCAGGGCGTGAACAAGGGCGCTGCCATTACGCAGTTTATGCAGCGGCCGCCCTTTGCCGGTCGCGTACCGGTTTTCATCGGCGATGATCTGACCGACGAGGCCGGTTTTAAGACGGTAAATAGCCGCGGGGGTATCTCTATTAAGGTCGGTTCCGGCTCCAGTGAGGCGCGGGAGCATCTGGCCGATGTTAACGCCGTTTATCACTGGCTGGCTCAGGCGCGAAAACAACTGGACAACGGCGCAGAAGCGTCGTTAAGGAGTCAAAGTGATGAGTCGCTTAGTCGTCGTATCTAA
- the hemB gene encoding porphobilinogen synthase, with amino-acid sequence MSSYSPIQRPRRLRQSASLRSLFQENSLSLNDLALPIFVEEGLDDYKPIAAMPGVMRIPEKRLAYEIERIAKAGVRSVMTFGISHHTDADGSDTWNENGLVARMSRICKQTVPEMIVMSDTCFCEYTSHGHCGVLHDHGVDNDATLKNLGRQAVVAAAAGADFIAPSAAMDGQVAAIRHALDAAGFTDTAIMSYSTKFASSFYGPFREAAGTSLKGDRKTYQMNPMNRREAIRESLIDEAEGADALMVKPAGAYLDILREVRDSTRLPLAAYQVSGEYAMIKFGAQAGAISETEVVLESLGAIKRAGADIIFSYFALDLAEKNIL; translated from the coding sequence TTGTCCAGCTACTCTCCCATTCAGCGTCCACGACGCCTGCGCCAGTCCGCTTCTCTTCGCTCTCTTTTTCAGGAAAACAGCCTCAGCCTGAACGATCTGGCGCTGCCGATCTTTGTCGAAGAAGGCCTTGACGACTATAAGCCCATTGCCGCCATGCCGGGCGTGATGCGCATTCCGGAAAAGCGCCTGGCCTATGAGATTGAGCGCATTGCCAAAGCGGGCGTGCGGTCGGTGATGACTTTTGGTATTTCCCATCACACCGACGCCGACGGCAGCGATACCTGGAATGAGAACGGGCTGGTGGCGCGTATGTCACGTATCTGCAAACAGACGGTGCCGGAAATGATCGTGATGTCCGATACCTGTTTTTGTGAATACACCAGCCATGGGCACTGCGGGGTACTGCATGACCATGGCGTGGACAACGACGCCACGCTAAAAAATCTCGGCAGGCAGGCGGTGGTGGCCGCCGCCGCCGGGGCTGATTTTATCGCGCCCTCGGCGGCAATGGATGGCCAAGTGGCGGCGATCCGCCACGCGCTGGACGCGGCGGGCTTTACCGATACCGCCATCATGTCCTATTCCACCAAGTTTGCCTCCTCCTTCTACGGCCCGTTCCGTGAAGCGGCAGGCACTTCGCTGAAAGGTGACCGCAAAACCTATCAGATGAACCCGATGAACCGCCGCGAAGCGATCCGCGAATCGCTGATCGACGAGGCGGAAGGGGCGGATGCGCTGATGGTTAAACCGGCGGGTGCCTATCTGGACATTCTGCGCGAAGTCCGCGACAGCACCCGGCTGCCGCTGGCGGCTTACCAGGTGAGCGGCGAGTACGCGATGATCAAATTTGGCGCGCAGGCCGGGGCCATCAGCGAAACCGAGGTGGTGCTGGAAAGCCTGGGAGCCATCAAACGTGCCGGTGCCGATATTATTTTCAGCTACTTTGCGCTCGATCTGGCCGAGAAAAATATTCTCTGA
- a CDS encoding NADPH-dependent FMN reductase, whose protein sequence is MEPLMSEKKTLNFVTLLGSLRQASFNAVIANSLPALAPAGIEISALGSIADFPHYNADTEAEGIPAAVLAIGNAIAAADGVIIVTPEYNYSLPGVLKNAIDWLSRLPENPFANKPVAIQTASPGAIGGARAQYHLRQSMVFLNARVLNKPEIFIGQASSRIDVVNGVISDESTRHHLTAQLEALALAAGQRV, encoded by the coding sequence ATGGAACCCCTTATGTCAGAGAAAAAAACACTTAACTTTGTCACCCTGCTGGGCAGCCTGCGCCAGGCCTCATTTAATGCAGTGATCGCCAACAGCCTGCCCGCGCTGGCCCCGGCCGGGATTGAAATCAGCGCTCTGGGTTCGATTGCCGACTTCCCCCACTACAATGCCGATACGGAGGCAGAGGGTATCCCCGCTGCGGTGCTGGCGATAGGGAATGCCATAGCCGCCGCCGATGGGGTGATTATTGTGACGCCCGAATATAACTATTCGCTGCCGGGCGTGCTGAAAAACGCCATCGACTGGCTGTCGCGCCTGCCGGAAAATCCTTTTGCCAATAAGCCGGTCGCGATCCAGACCGCCTCACCGGGCGCAATCGGCGGCGCTCGCGCTCAGTATCATCTGCGTCAGAGCATGGTGTTTCTTAACGCCCGCGTGCTGAACAAACCGGAAATTTTCATCGGTCAGGCCAGCAGTCGTATCGATGTGGTGAACGGTGTGATTAGCGACGAAAGCACCCGTCATCATCTGACTGCCCAGCTGGAAGCGCTGGCGCTGGCCGCAGGTCAACGCGTTTAA
- a CDS encoding AAA family ATPase, producing the protein MGIAGIRSSRGDGYQTLVAFDWALKVLSDRDYQWLEIDSINSSVDDVVIGKVGGARIACQCKKNQPHFKAWTIADLADELDKAAHLLASDQNVKVRFYSRNNFGALAKLKEHSSTQHDENSYRQSLGKELQAVDKDLSAQLAKVTPNLSTFTFLCRTHFVATDDMDRMNEDLHQRLRQLVSNPEAAFNALWVKLDKLGGRMDDDSLSVAMQHRLTKGDLQTIIQQAGAMLAPPMDSAEIRHSFASTSAIGRSWRRDIAGQRISASIVDELLAAIDAQNRSILLTGLPGSGKTCAMLALQEALEERAKTRSDIVPLFIQSREFADLATSEGRQSQGLAAQWVENVARLAEDSRVIVVIDSLDVLSIARDHRVLQYFLAQIERLLSIPNVTVVTACRDFDRHYDHLIAARQWDSEVTCQPLDWDSEIVPLLDTLGIATAAIDAVTRELIRNPRELALFVELAQRDGSFNVVTSQALAQRYLDTIVRANNELGNTAIVALETIAAEMLQSRSLVIPHQRFTASQDIQRKLCSLNVLQETQDGKLTFGHQTLLDVLVISGAMRNGVTLDEFIHSLPPVPFVRPSIRSFVAQLALGERREFRKQLRTVLAGSTPFHIKRLVAGSFAGQLPEDEDWLLIRDLREKHRAVFQIIYTAAGEIEWHRFWLKYLVPHLKIMRDAEGMVAHAWHIAQWSNKDCAGVIAFWMEVLSLEWLDGNGIAYRLGIYLSAITPENLILVAPLLERLLAMPLPERSALGRVIANCVAAGVVDDALLWRYITVDGISDEDMLQFSFGNKLRCMAHEFGNQNDHFLRQRMMQSSALLDLALGSIEHWSNARAPRYGIPCTDYRDGFLKETSYSDTHSQKITGHKSSMNILLEAVEAAVLQHAKTHSDWWQKNRERLCFHPEGALRYFAILACTASPEANIDLTGRMLSDKTMLASELSFESGELIASAFRLLAAPAQDAVMASILSMRTATSGLWVMKAQAELIIAIPCHLRSAEVQTVVDACEKKAGIVVRQPRIHVQSGIVGAPFSFEVFLDISDSWVLRLLAHYAGHSHRDGEDFLIGGEREVGGQLQEAASRQPSRFLNILSVRWTEIPNGFRDHIINGAANYLAYRYGNLHSHGTWQAVEEPDASRLASQILNELERHPTEWRHRRSTANALEACANVIQSSQEAERLILIAADFASLDEADPIEGDSINLIDIGINMAKGDVADALMILTENFLEQGNEFPELLVPTLRRFASDKHPAVRALMLRRLPRLQSKCFDLGWELFHLAMQDTSGLWQIAEPCLYSSYHHHFEVVRPLLARLRDEGSGKDLETWGRISALAAVTPHVNFGEFSDDLNALNSTEAWCGAANVWTNAENIRQHREQCLEGINSGLHSGGPHALEVARQTAHIFDGNTDVIFVPTELISRCFSVFESYSRWGDEQHHLYGFHQWLNAMAQQDPDQALTAAEIYLACFSDGTSYLHNDDDSLTQLITRLFAEAEEREESDEGVMLQRVVGVQDRLLSLGVNGVEEWLKAAERP; encoded by the coding sequence ATGGGTATTGCAGGCATACGCTCTAGCCGTGGTGATGGGTATCAGACGCTGGTAGCATTTGATTGGGCATTGAAAGTATTGTCCGATAGAGATTATCAATGGCTTGAAATTGATTCGATAAACAGCTCAGTAGATGATGTGGTCATTGGCAAAGTTGGCGGTGCCCGAATCGCTTGTCAATGCAAAAAAAATCAACCCCATTTCAAGGCCTGGACGATAGCCGATCTTGCAGACGAATTGGACAAAGCGGCCCATTTGCTGGCCAGCGATCAAAATGTAAAAGTCCGCTTCTATTCACGCAACAACTTCGGCGCTCTGGCAAAACTGAAAGAACACAGCTCAACCCAGCATGATGAAAATAGTTACCGCCAAAGTTTAGGTAAAGAACTACAGGCGGTAGATAAGGATTTGTCTGCACAGCTTGCTAAAGTTACCCCCAACCTTTCCACTTTTACATTCTTGTGCCGGACCCATTTTGTCGCCACCGATGACATGGATCGAATGAATGAAGATCTACACCAGCGCTTACGACAATTGGTGAGCAATCCTGAGGCTGCATTCAATGCCCTGTGGGTGAAACTTGATAAATTAGGCGGGCGCATGGATGACGATAGCTTATCTGTCGCTATGCAACATCGTCTGACCAAAGGCGACCTGCAGACAATTATTCAGCAGGCTGGTGCAATGCTGGCTCCACCCATGGATAGTGCTGAGATACGTCACTCTTTTGCCAGCACCTCTGCCATCGGCAGATCGTGGCGGCGGGATATTGCGGGCCAGCGTATTTCCGCGTCGATCGTGGATGAACTGCTTGCGGCCATTGACGCTCAAAACAGATCCATCCTGCTCACAGGGCTTCCTGGCTCGGGAAAAACCTGTGCGATGCTGGCGTTGCAGGAGGCGTTGGAAGAACGGGCAAAAACGCGTTCGGATATCGTTCCTCTGTTTATCCAGTCGCGCGAGTTTGCCGACCTGGCGACATCTGAAGGGCGTCAGTCCCAGGGTCTGGCTGCGCAATGGGTGGAAAACGTCGCCCGGCTGGCTGAAGACTCCCGGGTAATTGTGGTGATCGATTCTCTGGATGTGCTGTCCATCGCCCGCGATCATCGGGTACTGCAGTATTTTCTTGCCCAGATCGAGCGCCTGCTATCAATTCCCAATGTCACCGTTGTGACTGCCTGCCGTGACTTTGACAGGCATTACGACCATCTTATTGCCGCAAGGCAATGGGATAGTGAAGTAACGTGCCAACCGCTGGACTGGGATAGCGAAATAGTGCCATTACTTGATACGCTGGGGATCGCGACTGCCGCTATTGATGCTGTCACCCGAGAGCTGATTAGGAACCCACGCGAGCTGGCACTGTTTGTCGAGCTGGCTCAACGGGACGGCAGCTTCAACGTCGTGACCAGTCAGGCATTAGCACAACGCTATCTTGACACTATCGTGCGTGCCAACAATGAATTGGGCAATACGGCAATAGTGGCGTTAGAAACGATCGCGGCGGAAATGCTGCAATCGCGCAGTCTGGTGATACCACATCAGCGTTTCACTGCCTCTCAGGATATTCAGCGCAAGCTGTGCAGTCTTAATGTGTTGCAGGAAACCCAGGATGGAAAGCTGACATTCGGACATCAAACTCTGCTGGATGTGCTTGTCATCAGCGGAGCCATGCGCAATGGCGTCACGTTGGATGAGTTTATACACAGCTTGCCGCCCGTTCCTTTTGTGCGCCCCAGCATCCGTAGTTTTGTCGCGCAGCTGGCACTGGGCGAGCGCCGCGAATTCAGAAAACAGCTTAGAACGGTATTAGCGGGTAGTACGCCCTTCCATATCAAACGCCTGGTCGCAGGATCCTTTGCCGGACAGCTACCCGAAGATGAAGACTGGTTATTGATACGTGATTTACGTGAAAAGCACCGTGCTGTCTTTCAGATAATCTATACTGCGGCCGGTGAAATTGAGTGGCATCGCTTCTGGCTTAAATATCTGGTTCCCCATTTAAAAATAATGCGCGATGCGGAAGGAATGGTGGCGCATGCCTGGCATATTGCGCAATGGAGCAATAAAGATTGCGCAGGCGTCATTGCATTCTGGATGGAAGTGCTGTCACTGGAATGGCTTGATGGCAATGGAATTGCATACCGGCTGGGCATTTATCTGTCTGCAATCACGCCAGAAAATTTGATACTGGTTGCCCCACTACTGGAGCGGCTGCTTGCTATGCCGCTACCTGAGCGGAGTGCTCTTGGGCGCGTTATCGCTAATTGTGTGGCAGCAGGTGTGGTGGATGACGCCCTGCTCTGGCGTTATATCACAGTGGATGGGATCAGCGACGAGGATATGCTGCAATTCAGCTTCGGTAACAAACTGCGTTGCATGGCTCATGAGTTCGGGAACCAGAATGACCATTTTCTCCGTCAGCGTATGATGCAATCCAGCGCTTTGCTGGATTTAGCCCTGGGGTCAATTGAACATTGGAGCAATGCTCGCGCACCCCGCTATGGCATCCCCTGCACAGACTACCGGGATGGTTTCTTAAAGGAAACTTCTTACTCAGATACACATAGCCAGAAAATCACAGGCCACAAGAGCAGTATGAACATTTTGCTTGAGGCCGTTGAAGCTGCCGTTCTCCAGCATGCAAAAACACACTCAGACTGGTGGCAAAAAAACCGTGAACGTCTTTGTTTCCATCCAGAGGGTGCGTTGCGCTACTTCGCGATACTGGCTTGCACTGCATCGCCTGAAGCGAATATTGACCTGACAGGCCGCATGTTGAGCGATAAAACCATGCTGGCGTCTGAACTTTCCTTCGAATCAGGTGAATTGATAGCGTCAGCCTTCAGGCTCCTCGCAGCTCCAGCACAAGATGCTGTAATGGCGAGTATTTTGAGCATGCGAACCGCCACCTCCGGTCTCTGGGTAATGAAAGCGCAAGCAGAGCTGATCATAGCGATTCCTTGCCACCTGCGTTCAGCTGAAGTTCAGACAGTCGTCGATGCCTGCGAGAAAAAAGCGGGGATAGTCGTCCGTCAACCGAGGATCCATGTACAAAGCGGCATAGTTGGCGCGCCCTTTTCATTTGAGGTATTTCTTGATATCAGCGATAGCTGGGTGTTGAGATTACTCGCACACTACGCGGGTCATTCGCATCGGGATGGCGAGGACTTTCTGATTGGCGGAGAACGCGAAGTTGGCGGGCAGTTACAGGAAGCCGCATCCCGGCAGCCTTCCCGATTCCTGAACATACTATCCGTTCGCTGGACGGAAATTCCTAATGGCTTTCGTGATCACATCATAAATGGCGCGGCCAACTATCTTGCCTATCGTTATGGCAACCTGCATTCTCACGGCACCTGGCAGGCGGTCGAAGAGCCTGATGCCTCACGGCTGGCAAGCCAGATCCTCAATGAGCTTGAAAGACACCCGACCGAATGGCGGCACCGGCGCTCGACGGCAAACGCGCTTGAAGCCTGCGCAAATGTCATACAGAGTTCGCAAGAGGCAGAGCGGCTAATTCTCATCGCCGCAGACTTTGCCAGCCTGGATGAAGCCGATCCCATCGAGGGCGATTCCATAAATTTAATTGATATAGGTATCAATATGGCCAAGGGGGACGTTGCCGATGCCTTGATGATCCTGACAGAGAATTTTCTGGAGCAAGGCAACGAATTTCCTGAGTTACTGGTCCCCACGCTGCGCCGTTTTGCCAGTGATAAACACCCTGCCGTTCGCGCCTTGATGTTACGTCGTTTGCCCCGTTTGCAAAGCAAATGTTTCGACCTGGGCTGGGAGCTTTTCCATCTCGCCATGCAGGATACATCCGGGCTTTGGCAGATCGCCGAGCCATGCCTTTACTCTTCCTACCACCATCATTTTGAGGTAGTGAGACCTTTGCTGGCGCGCTTGCGCGACGAGGGCAGCGGAAAAGATCTGGAAACCTGGGGACGCATTTCAGCGTTAGCTGCCGTGACTCCACACGTCAACTTTGGTGAATTTTCAGATGACCTGAATGCGTTGAATAGCACTGAAGCCTGGTGTGGCGCGGCTAACGTGTGGACCAACGCTGAAAATATCCGACAGCATCGGGAACAGTGTCTTGAAGGGATAAACTCGGGTTTACATTCAGGTGGCCCACATGCCTTAGAAGTCGCCAGGCAGACAGCGCATATTTTCGACGGTAACACTGATGTGATTTTTGTGCCGACAGAACTTATCAGCCGCTGTTTTTCAGTATTTGAAAGCTATAGCCGTTGGGGAGATGAACAACATCACCTCTATGGGTTTCATCAATGGCTTAACGCGATGGCGCAACAAGATCCAGATCAAGCCCTGACCGCAGCAGAGATCTATCTGGCCTGTTTCAGTGATGGCACATCATACCTACATAATGATGATGATAGTCTCACCCAGCTAATCACCCGCCTGTTTGCGGAAGCAGAGGAACGGGAAGAGTCTGATGAGGGTGTGATGTTACAACGCGTGGTGGGCGTACAGGACAGGCTACTTTCACTGGGCGTTAATGGCGTCGAAGAGTGGTTAAAAGCCGCAGAGCGACCGTAA
- a CDS encoding LysR family transcriptional regulator, whose amino-acid sequence MKNDIRNLDLNLLKALDALLDEGSVTRAAQRLSLTQPAVSGMLTRLRDYFGDPLFVRTSHGMVATLRASELALPVKQILTDIAILLKPLDFEPIIAELTYTIAATDYALKAVVIPLMAALKQRAPRVKIAVRSVDSERIYQQLSRGAVDLALLTPQTTPDDLHGRTLYEEHYVCLARSHHPLAAIKNITLKQFCEQEHILVSTEGKFSGVTDEALAELKLTRRVGMSVNSFLVIPDILRLTNMIAVVPRRMVPADSDMAIIPLPLNVPGFSKSMAWHERTHRDPAHQWIRTLCLEVSQQHAVI is encoded by the coding sequence ATGAAAAATGATATCAGGAACCTCGATCTTAACCTTCTTAAAGCCCTGGATGCGTTACTGGATGAAGGTAGCGTGACGCGGGCGGCTCAACGTCTTTCCCTGACTCAACCGGCGGTCAGCGGAATGCTTACCCGCTTGCGTGACTACTTTGGAGATCCCCTTTTTGTGCGGACAAGCCATGGCATGGTAGCCACGCTGCGCGCCAGCGAACTTGCTTTACCGGTAAAGCAAATCCTCACGGACATCGCTATTTTACTTAAACCACTGGATTTTGAACCGATAATAGCGGAACTGACTTATACCATTGCAGCAACGGATTATGCGCTTAAGGCCGTTGTTATACCGCTGATGGCGGCGCTGAAACAACGTGCGCCGCGTGTCAAAATCGCCGTGCGGTCTGTAGACAGTGAGCGAATATATCAGCAGCTGTCTCGGGGAGCAGTCGATCTGGCTCTGCTAACACCGCAGACGACACCCGACGATCTGCATGGAAGAACGCTCTATGAGGAACATTATGTCTGCCTGGCACGCAGCCACCATCCGCTGGCTGCGATTAAAAACATTACGCTAAAACAGTTCTGCGAGCAGGAACATATTCTGGTCTCCACAGAAGGAAAATTTAGCGGTGTGACGGATGAAGCACTCGCGGAATTGAAGCTAACAAGGCGAGTTGGTATGTCGGTCAATAGTTTTCTGGTGATACCCGATATTTTGCGATTGACCAATATGATTGCCGTTGTTCCCCGCCGTATGGTCCCGGCTGATAGCGACATGGCCATCATCCCTTTGCCTCTGAACGTTCCCGGTTTTAGCAAAAGCATGGCCTGGCATGAGCGTACTCACCGCGATCCCGCTCATCAGTGGATCCGTACGTTGTGCCTGGAAGTCAGCCAGCAGCACGCCGTGATATAA
- the umuD gene encoding translesion error-prone DNA polymerase V autoproteolytic subunit — MQLFHPTEIDDSSTLPLFTERVPCGFPSPAQDYVEDRLDLNTLLIAHPGATYFIKVSGESMTGAGIGDGDLLVVDRSLSARHGDIVIAAVAGEFTVKELRTHPSLQLVPHNDSYSPMTFHNAEELEIFGVVTFSVKSHK, encoded by the coding sequence ATGCAGCTTTTTCATCCCACAGAGATTGACGACTCCAGCACGCTTCCCCTGTTTACGGAACGCGTACCCTGCGGTTTCCCCAGCCCCGCTCAGGACTATGTCGAAGACAGGCTGGATCTCAATACGCTGTTGATAGCGCATCCCGGAGCCACCTATTTTATCAAAGTGAGCGGCGAGTCGATGACCGGGGCGGGAATTGGCGACGGCGATTTACTGGTCGTCGATCGCTCGCTCTCGGCCCGGCATGGCGATATCGTCATTGCCGCCGTGGCCGGCGAGTTTACGGTCAAGGAACTGCGCACGCATCCCAGTTTGCAGCTGGTTCCGCATAATGACAGCTACTCGCCCATGACGTTTCACAATGCTGAAGAATTGGAAATATTTGGCGTGGTGACGTTTTCGGTTAAGTCGCATAAATGA
- a CDS encoding SRPBCC family protein — MNVINWPEGFVPGFTDNFVSNEMIVSGLSVNDVWPFLSQPFLWPDYYKNSADVRFYDNKGPELEHGVRFYFSTFGFPVESLVVECIPPAEGRPARLAWHGWSGEENSAERLDVHHAWLLEDLSGHRVRILTQETQNGNPAKQLAKTRPNPMLNGHQEWLDGLIEAAAAGVR; from the coding sequence ATGAACGTCATTAACTGGCCTGAAGGCTTTGTTCCTGGTTTTACCGATAATTTTGTCTCTAATGAAATGATCGTCTCTGGTCTGAGTGTCAATGATGTCTGGCCTTTTCTAAGTCAGCCATTCCTGTGGCCGGACTATTATAAAAACTCAGCCGATGTGCGCTTTTATGATAATAAAGGCCCCGAACTGGAACATGGGGTGCGCTTCTACTTCAGCACGTTCGGGTTTCCCGTTGAATCTCTGGTTGTAGAGTGTATTCCTCCTGCGGAAGGCCGGCCTGCTCGTCTGGCGTGGCATGGATGGTCGGGCGAAGAGAACAGCGCTGAACGTCTCGATGTGCATCATGCGTGGTTGTTGGAAGATCTTAGCGGTCATCGTGTTCGTATCCTGACTCAGGAAACCCAGAACGGCAACCCTGCGAAACAGCTGGCAAAAACTCGTCCAAACCCCATGCTCAACGGCCATCAGGAATGGCTGGATGGCCTGATTGAAGCGGCGGCCGCTGGCGTCAGATAA